One segment of Diaphorobacter sp. HDW4B DNA contains the following:
- a CDS encoding alpha-hydroxy acid oxidase, giving the protein MTAAAPSFLARRRLRNVFCLDDFEEAARRHLPPSIMSYVVSPAETGRTLDDNRRVFDEIGFLPRVLRNVSGRSIATTLMQQSWSAPFGISPMGVSALTAFQGDRVLAQGAQSEGIPMIMSGSSLTRMEEIAKAAPRSWFQAYLPPTPERIAALVQRAANAGFGTLVITVDVAVRGSTEHHERAGFSSPLRPDLQMLWDGLTHPCWSVGTFLRSIVQGGMPHFENSDNERRIPVMARNVVREFSGRAHLDWSDIARIREQWKGRLVLKGILHPADALRAKEEGTDGVILSNHGGRQLDGAVSPVRVLPAVRQAVGAEWPVMIDSGFRRGTDVVKALALGADFVFVGRPFNYAATIAGMAGVNHATGILKKEIDMAIGLLGVENLSALSTQFLVMKEPTWVADGQR; this is encoded by the coding sequence ATGACTGCTGCAGCCCCTTCATTTCTTGCCCGACGCCGCTTGCGCAACGTGTTCTGTCTGGATGATTTTGAAGAGGCGGCACGGCGACATCTGCCGCCGTCCATCATGTCCTATGTCGTCAGCCCCGCTGAGACAGGGCGCACGCTGGACGACAACCGCAGGGTTTTCGATGAAATCGGGTTTCTACCGCGCGTTCTGCGCAATGTGTCCGGGCGATCCATTGCCACCACGTTGATGCAGCAGTCCTGGTCCGCGCCATTCGGCATCAGCCCCATGGGCGTCAGTGCGTTGACTGCCTTTCAGGGAGATCGCGTTCTGGCGCAAGGAGCGCAATCGGAAGGCATTCCGATGATCATGAGCGGATCGTCGCTCACCCGCATGGAAGAAATCGCCAAAGCGGCTCCGCGCAGTTGGTTCCAGGCCTACTTGCCGCCCACACCCGAGCGCATCGCGGCCTTGGTTCAACGTGCAGCGAATGCAGGTTTCGGCACCTTGGTCATCACCGTGGATGTGGCGGTTCGCGGCAGTACCGAGCATCATGAACGCGCGGGATTCTCCAGTCCACTGCGCCCCGATCTGCAGATGTTGTGGGATGGGTTGACCCACCCTTGCTGGTCCGTGGGAACCTTTCTGCGGTCGATCGTGCAGGGCGGAATGCCGCATTTCGAGAACAGCGACAACGAACGGCGCATTCCGGTCATGGCGAGAAACGTCGTCCGCGAATTCAGCGGCCGCGCGCATCTGGACTGGAGCGACATCGCCCGCATACGCGAACAATGGAAGGGCCGCCTGGTGCTCAAAGGCATTCTCCATCCTGCGGACGCACTGCGCGCCAAAGAAGAGGGCACGGACGGCGTCATCCTGTCGAATCACGGAGGTCGTCAGTTGGACGGTGCCGTATCGCCCGTGCGCGTGTTGCCTGCCGTACGCCAAGCCGTTGGTGCAGAGTGGCCCGTGATGATCGACAGCGGATTCAGAAGAGGCACAGACGTCGTCAAGGCCCTGGCTTTGGGGGCCGACTTTGTTTTCGTGGGTCGCCCCTTCAACTACGCCGCCACCATCGCAGGCATGGCTGGCGTGAACCATGCGACGGGCATCCTGAAGAAAGAAATCGACATGGCCATTGGCTTGCTGGGCGTCGAAAATTTGAGTGCGCTGAGCACCCAATTTTTGGTGATGAAAGAGCCCACATGGGTAGCAGATGGACAGCGCTGA
- a CDS encoding DUF6493 family protein, which translates to MSSYQHEYEFHRDTPRLIESGATLRSLYDAMLTVRDSDMRKVDASPARLKWMTQHWSQSASFVPIRLNELFGGLNVEHTDDYVLALVGGLGGRYEHEVRMFMLRHDHALRNEVFWRVFEVEGGGEISLANIDKFSAENFNWHNTVVLLANEGTLDRQRVLRSCLEALNRDFSAYRAGWFSRVYAALEPTPEQSAADQDLLRLCMGSSVTATLSLGVKQLEAVHKAGLLETDAFVQSCSGAFSGPKAAAVALVRMLASIAASGGADAESTAQALAQALHHPHADVQRAAVKALGKMGRMDLALDQRDSLAPAVVAELLPKDTPAADVEPDEGIAPSPSEQAQCLQQAEPLIAWTDQTAFERYAALLEDGDNALELELAMAWLATSENAANIIAALTKRARAVASRDIDPFAARLLIATTEPDSAFLPQTFWYESSVIDGVWVEDRRHPKPHPTEEESSAMPSFITRLREVAAMAQGQIPRRPLLATPTDSHGWIDIETFAKRCQQTSPATGSLPADLNQALLRVRREDLAQALRLTGADTPRITERIRIEWRGRESDSRKPNGSPMWVFWSPAIHADTATDASTLDPALIPSDAEDDYGFAHGASDLISAQLGLATPASTLALTAVGVKVLNSAAGDEVEHRAAGVLGALAKHPSEWTAETVQLVALGMAAKQAEIRAQACELLAAAIPARLSIGAAAEGFAACAPAIVLTRWTESFADAATLAPSVVIALLTHLLPRMNRQTRGIGGLLTVLLDESLRHSQPVVDGALREWLAGFKGSSAAAKAAKSLLG; encoded by the coding sequence ATGAGCAGCTACCAACACGAATACGAATTTCATCGCGACACACCACGTCTCATCGAATCCGGAGCAACGCTGCGCTCCCTATACGACGCGATGCTCACCGTGCGCGATTCGGACATGCGCAAGGTCGACGCTTCGCCTGCACGCTTGAAATGGATGACCCAACACTGGTCGCAGAGTGCATCGTTTGTGCCGATTCGGCTCAACGAGTTGTTTGGCGGCCTGAACGTGGAGCACACCGACGACTATGTGCTGGCGTTGGTCGGCGGTCTGGGAGGACGTTACGAGCACGAAGTACGCATGTTCATGCTGCGCCACGATCATGCCTTGCGCAACGAAGTGTTCTGGCGGGTGTTTGAAGTAGAGGGCGGTGGCGAGATATCGCTGGCCAACATCGACAAGTTTTCTGCCGAAAATTTCAACTGGCACAACACGGTCGTGCTGTTGGCCAATGAAGGCACGCTGGATCGCCAGCGTGTTCTGCGCTCCTGTCTCGAAGCGCTCAATCGCGATTTCTCGGCCTATCGTGCGGGCTGGTTCTCTCGCGTGTACGCGGCGCTTGAACCTACGCCAGAGCAAAGCGCTGCGGATCAGGATCTGCTGCGTCTTTGTATGGGCTCGTCCGTCACCGCCACGTTGTCGCTGGGTGTCAAGCAATTGGAGGCCGTGCACAAGGCGGGCTTGCTGGAGACGGATGCGTTCGTGCAATCCTGCAGCGGCGCGTTCTCCGGGCCCAAGGCCGCAGCCGTGGCGCTGGTGCGCATGCTGGCCTCCATCGCCGCAAGTGGCGGTGCAGATGCGGAATCCACCGCGCAAGCACTGGCGCAGGCACTGCACCATCCCCATGCCGATGTGCAGCGTGCGGCGGTCAAGGCATTGGGGAAAATGGGGCGGATGGATCTTGCGCTCGATCAGCGGGATTCGCTGGCCCCTGCAGTGGTGGCCGAGCTGCTTCCGAAGGATACGCCAGCCGCTGATGTCGAGCCTGATGAAGGGATCGCGCCGTCACCATCCGAACAGGCCCAATGCCTGCAGCAAGCCGAGCCACTGATTGCATGGACCGACCAAACCGCTTTTGAGCGTTATGCGGCATTGCTTGAAGACGGAGACAACGCCCTCGAATTGGAACTGGCAATGGCTTGGCTGGCCACTTCGGAAAACGCAGCGAACATCATTGCCGCATTGACCAAGCGAGCTCGCGCCGTTGCGTCGCGAGATATTGACCCTTTCGCAGCACGTTTGCTGATCGCCACGACGGAGCCTGACAGCGCGTTCCTGCCACAGACCTTCTGGTACGAAAGCTCGGTCATCGATGGCGTGTGGGTGGAGGATCGCAGGCATCCCAAACCGCATCCCACGGAAGAAGAGTCTTCCGCGATGCCGAGTTTCATCACCCGGTTGCGTGAGGTCGCAGCCATGGCGCAGGGGCAGATTCCGCGCCGACCGTTGCTGGCGACCCCGACCGATTCTCATGGATGGATTGACATCGAGACGTTCGCGAAACGATGCCAGCAGACCAGTCCTGCGACCGGGTCACTGCCTGCCGATCTGAACCAGGCTCTGCTGCGTGTGCGCCGCGAAGACCTTGCGCAAGCCCTGCGGCTGACTGGAGCTGACACACCCAGAATCACGGAGCGGATACGCATCGAATGGCGTGGCCGCGAGTCTGATTCACGCAAGCCGAATGGATCGCCGATGTGGGTGTTCTGGAGCCCTGCCATCCACGCCGACACCGCGACCGACGCCTCGACATTGGACCCCGCGCTGATCCCCTCGGACGCCGAAGATGACTACGGTTTTGCGCATGGTGCGAGCGACTTGATTTCCGCTCAGCTAGGGCTGGCGACGCCTGCTTCGACGCTCGCGCTGACCGCCGTTGGCGTCAAGGTGCTCAACAGTGCCGCCGGTGATGAAGTCGAGCATCGCGCCGCCGGTGTCCTCGGTGCGTTGGCAAAACATCCCAGCGAGTGGACCGCCGAAACCGTTCAACTGGTGGCGCTCGGCATGGCCGCCAAGCAAGCAGAGATCCGTGCACAAGCATGCGAACTGTTGGCTGCCGCAATCCCCGCAAGGCTTTCCATCGGCGCGGCCGCTGAAGGATTTGCTGCCTGCGCCCCCGCCATCGTGCTGACCCGCTGGACCGAGTCATTTGCGGATGCGGCCACGCTCGCTCCTTCGGTGGTCATTGCCCTTCTCACGCATCTGCTGCCGCGCATGAACCGCCAGACGCGCGGGATCGGTGGGTTGCTGACGGTGTTGCTCGATGAATCACTGCGTCACTCGCAGCCGGTCGTGGACGGTGCCTTGCGCGAATGGCTCGCAGGGTTCAAGGGCAGCTCGGCCGCAGCCAAGGCGGCGAAGTCGTTGTTGGGGTGA
- a CDS encoding DUF6493 family protein, producing MSLDLSARRALLRDAEKERDVNDYAAFARAVEGADEEERAALAKTLAPSRLYKAEGATPRACYVLAALGKPKLLVETLDKSAPSAEQPIREAARGRSHEWVLQFCDQIVDTYAWSREPMLKLSLLMQSDRGVIADSPIWLKSVPSFVSADIDKALAPAAAGQRIVERLDEHGGLLMHSFWRFFETEGLGAHWTLTQWLAEGWDAAVVQLSESRPGCRDRLLDASLGALLRDFAATQITWYPRVQRLLDPGTEEIIARQQSYLAVLATAPSTAVGLAQDLLAKAVSSDAFDAAALVDASAAVLVRKEKKLIKAQLKLLAELQASDRQVDAISQVVADVVDAMPLDLVPLARKLMGSAEDAKSVKTVPPSSAAAVTVPGPRRTPTESTATATTPAPINDDKALFALVAEHLEGMGNGADYPRLFDYLARHSPTALPPELQKRAAEVIDSVWDERIASPRRLLAAALLGRDQVAFRGYAKFVVATKGQPDPEGAQLKDQSMTSSRYDPETGDWKVDEVWTSRTGYQYLETHSPLALLADAFKILRLGLKRGKAFSTPEVVPPHPFVWQRVVHKAGDGTFSRDLEVLGDGPKPFWLASGAQEVTSTHPALDVAPIPFEFTFRAQEAREQDGYDQIVQWAAWLLKHHPDTLAAHFHPMLSAAVQVINVRGVGALLAALGESSLPPHGPVYSALALAASAKMPEHRAQAAESIAKLADSGLLDPSGMATQIAAHLADDFVVAGRLAQTLADAASISAIAGYRVMQTVEALLPHLMNAEGKPVTQAAKLVELAARLSSDYGTPLTIPALLDKRRKGSSVLAAALQVLAAVQPHATALAEEAAAEAANAAKAPSHVQSTREATP from the coding sequence ATGAGCCTGGACTTGAGCGCACGTCGTGCTTTGTTGCGCGATGCGGAGAAGGAACGCGACGTCAATGACTATGCCGCGTTCGCTCGTGCCGTGGAGGGCGCGGATGAGGAGGAGCGCGCTGCGCTCGCCAAGACGCTTGCGCCCTCGCGTCTGTACAAGGCTGAGGGTGCCACACCGCGCGCCTGCTACGTGCTGGCGGCCTTGGGCAAACCCAAGTTGCTGGTGGAAACGCTGGACAAGTCCGCACCCAGCGCCGAGCAGCCCATCCGCGAAGCAGCGCGTGGTCGCTCGCACGAATGGGTGCTGCAGTTCTGTGATCAGATCGTCGACACCTACGCATGGAGCCGCGAGCCCATGTTGAAGCTGAGTCTGCTCATGCAGTCGGACCGCGGAGTGATCGCTGATTCGCCCATCTGGCTCAAAAGTGTGCCGTCCTTCGTGAGCGCGGATATCGACAAGGCGTTGGCCCCCGCCGCTGCTGGCCAACGAATCGTCGAGCGCCTTGACGAGCACGGCGGGCTGCTGATGCACTCCTTCTGGCGCTTCTTCGAGACCGAGGGGCTGGGTGCGCATTGGACGTTGACGCAATGGCTGGCCGAGGGCTGGGACGCAGCCGTGGTTCAGCTCAGCGAGTCCCGGCCCGGGTGTCGGGACCGCTTGCTCGACGCCAGCCTTGGCGCATTGCTGCGGGACTTTGCGGCCACCCAGATTACCTGGTATCCGCGCGTTCAACGTTTGCTTGATCCTGGCACAGAGGAGATCATCGCGCGCCAACAGAGCTATCTCGCGGTGCTTGCCACCGCCCCAAGCACAGCCGTCGGTCTGGCGCAGGACCTGCTGGCCAAGGCGGTATCCAGCGATGCCTTCGACGCGGCTGCGCTGGTCGATGCCTCTGCTGCCGTGCTGGTACGCAAGGAGAAAAAGCTGATCAAGGCCCAGCTCAAGCTGTTGGCCGAACTGCAGGCGTCGGACAGACAGGTGGATGCCATTTCTCAGGTGGTGGCAGATGTTGTTGACGCCATGCCGCTCGATCTGGTGCCTCTCGCGCGCAAGCTGATGGGCTCGGCTGAAGACGCCAAGTCGGTGAAGACTGTGCCGCCGTCAAGTGCTGCGGCCGTGACTGTTCCAGGGCCGCGCCGAACGCCGACGGAGTCGACTGCGACTGCGACCACGCCAGCTCCAATCAACGACGACAAGGCGCTGTTTGCGCTGGTGGCCGAGCATCTGGAAGGCATGGGGAACGGAGCCGACTACCCTCGCCTTTTTGATTACCTTGCCCGTCATTCACCAACCGCGTTGCCGCCAGAGTTGCAAAAGCGTGCAGCGGAAGTGATTGATTCCGTCTGGGATGAGCGCATTGCCTCGCCCCGGAGGTTGCTGGCGGCGGCATTGTTGGGTCGCGATCAGGTGGCGTTTCGTGGTTATGCAAAGTTTGTGGTCGCGACCAAGGGCCAGCCTGATCCGGAAGGCGCCCAGCTCAAGGACCAAAGCATGACCAGCAGCCGCTACGACCCGGAGACGGGTGACTGGAAGGTCGACGAGGTCTGGACATCGCGCACGGGCTACCAGTATCTGGAGACACACTCGCCGCTCGCGCTGCTGGCCGATGCGTTCAAGATTCTGCGTTTGGGGCTCAAGCGTGGCAAGGCGTTCAGCACTCCTGAGGTGGTCCCGCCGCACCCGTTTGTCTGGCAACGCGTGGTGCACAAGGCAGGAGACGGCACATTCAGCCGCGATCTGGAAGTGCTGGGCGATGGCCCCAAACCGTTCTGGCTTGCGAGCGGTGCGCAAGAGGTGACCAGCACACATCCGGCATTGGATGTCGCGCCCATTCCGTTTGAGTTCACGTTCCGGGCTCAAGAGGCCCGCGAGCAGGATGGCTATGACCAGATCGTTCAATGGGCTGCGTGGTTGCTGAAGCACCATCCCGACACGCTGGCTGCGCATTTCCATCCCATGTTGAGTGCGGCGGTACAGGTGATCAATGTGCGCGGCGTGGGTGCCTTGCTTGCAGCGCTTGGCGAATCGAGTCTGCCGCCCCATGGCCCCGTGTATTCCGCCTTGGCACTGGCCGCCTCCGCCAAGATGCCGGAGCACCGTGCCCAGGCTGCCGAGTCCATCGCGAAGCTGGCCGATTCCGGCCTGTTGGATCCATCAGGGATGGCGACCCAGATCGCCGCACATCTGGCGGACGATTTCGTGGTGGCCGGGCGCTTGGCGCAGACCTTGGCCGATGCGGCATCGATCAGCGCGATTGCCGGTTATCGCGTCATGCAGACAGTGGAAGCATTGTTGCCTCACCTCATGAACGCAGAAGGCAAGCCGGTGACGCAGGCTGCCAAATTGGTGGAACTGGCGGCGCGACTGTCGAGTGACTACGGAACGCCGCTGACCATCCCGGCGTTGCTGGACAAACGCCGCAAGGGCAGCTCGGTGCTGGCGGCGGCACTGCAGGTGCTGGCAGCGGTGCAGCCGCACGCCACGGCGTTGGCCGAAGAGGCAGCGGCAGAGGCGGCAAATGCTGCAAAAGCCCCGTCCCATGTTCAATCAACGCGCGAGGCCACGCCATGA